GTATCTGTTTTGTGGAATTTCTCCTTCAGCCAGAATTTATCTCCATATTGACAAGACAAATGCCAGTGTGGATTGTCCTCCAGCCCCCCAAATAGCGTTATTATAGAATCAAACGTCCTGGTGACGTTTGTTAAGACATGATTCTACCCCATCATTCAACGTTTGTAATTAATTCTCAGTCACGGGTCCAATCAACGTGAGTGAATGCATCCTTTGTGGTCCTAGAAACTGAATTCAAAGTCTGGGCTGATGTAGAGGGAACACAGTGCATACTTTGAAAAAGACTGGGATTGATCCAGCCACACCCAGATGTAAGGTCCCGGTGACCTTCCTGCAGAGAACATATACCTTCTCAATAGCTCAGTGTTTACAGTTGTTGAGAGCTGGAGAGATGTTTTGAGTTTCTTTCTATTGTTGTCTCTTCTTAGCCTCTCATATTCTTATAGTCTTGGTTTTTTTCCTAAGCCAGCAATTCAGGAGAAGTCTACATCAAATTAAGTGAGAAGAAGCCCGGGGCATGAATGTGAGTAGCCCGGTACTAGCAGGAGTGAGTGGTACTAGTAGGAGGAGGGAGTGGGTGGCAGGTGTGGAAGAAAGTCACACCAGGTGCAAGGAAGGCAGAAACTAAGTGGAGGCGTCTGCATACGCCGCCTGCTGCGACTTTCTCTTGGCATCAGAATCCCACTGCATCATGGGCCCAGAGTGGGAGCCAGATTTTCTAAGGAAACACTCTATCGCATTAACATTTTATCTGGAATAAAGTGGGGCTTGCTAATTCTTTCAGGACTCTCTCATATTTACTGATATCATTTGTTGGCCTGGCCATTGTGGACTTTTACCTACTGTTTCTCCAATCCCTACTACCAAAGATTATCCCCCACCCTAGGTACAGGGTACACTTTCATAAGTTCTGCCCATCTTCTCAGAACTCTCCAGCACATTCCTGCCCCTCCCCAGGCCCTTCCACACCCATCTAGCACCCTGCATATCATCAGATCAGGCAGGTGCATAGTGATGCATGCAGCGTAGGAGTAGTGGTGGAGAACACAAAGACAGATGTCACTTTTCTTACGCTTAAGGAGCTCAAATACTGAGGAGGTCTGGTAGAAGAGCTATTCAGTTAATAGGTGACTACAATTCAATGCTGACAGCAGTGGCATTAGGTCCAGGAGAACCCAGAGTTGAAACACAACGATCTGGGAGGGAGGTGATCAGACATGGCATCCAGAGGAAGTGACTTCCAAGGTGGGCCATAAAGGATGAAGAGTTAGAGTTAGACATAAAGGATGAAGAGTTAGACAGGAAGGGCATTAGACACGAAGGGCATTCTTTATGAGAGGATGTCAtaaacagccataaaaaaataggTCAAAATTAggttgggcgctgtggctcatgcctgtaatcccagcactttgggaggctgaggcgggcagatcatgaggtcaggagatcgagaccatcctggccaacatggtgaaaccatgtctctactaaaaatacaaaaattagccggacttggtggtgggcacctgtaatcccatctactcgggaggctgaggcaggagaatcgcttgaacctgagaggcggaggttgcagtgagctgagattgcgccactgcacttcagcctggcgacagagcaagactccgtctcaaaaaaaaaacaaacaaacaaacaaacaaacaaaaaaaaaaaggtggaaattGCAGAAGTGTGCGGCCAAGTAGTTGCTGGAAAAAAAGTATGAGgcatcaaataaaaagaaatgagggtaGAGACACAGGCGGTGGGGGGCCAGGTCCCGGAAGTCATGCTACATGAAGAGCTtaagcctggccttttttttttttttttttttgagacagagtctcactctgtcacccaggctggagtgcagtggtgcaatcatgctcactgcagccttgacttttcagtcttaagcaatcctccttcctcagcctcctgagtagctgggactacaggcatgcaccactatacccagctaatttttaaattttttgtagagacagggatctcactatgttgcccaggctggactcaaactcctgacctcaagcaatcctcctgccttggcctcccaaagtattggaattatgggtgtgagccaccttgcctggccaagcCTTAAGGGTCCCTTAGGATCAGGAGAAGCCATTATAAAGCCTGGAGCAAGGGAATAGTAGGTGTTCTATCAGCAAGAGTTCTGCACTTCATCGCGGTTGGATGCTGTGGGGCAAAGGTCCCTGGTAACTTTGGTCCAGAAAGTTCCTTGTACCTAGCTTTAAAAATGCTTCAAAGTAATGAAAAAAGAGCTTCTTAAATGTCTGCATATGATGTATTTAAATAAAAGACACATTTTGCTGTATTTTGTTTCTCACAGACAATATGGCACCTAAAATAAGgaccatttttccttttctgagtatATCTGTAGGAACTTAAAGTCCGTATGTAATGTTCTCTACATGTTTAATCAGTTTTATTACCTATAAACATAATAAAGTACCTCTGGAAAGATGCACAAGGAAGTATTAACATTAACATGTACAAGGAAGTAGCTGATGgagtgaaaactttaaaaatttgagacctttaaaatatatttcctactgtttttaaaaagctaacttaaatttttttttttttaatttttaattcttttttttgagatggagtttcactctgtcacccaggctggagtgcaatggtgcgatcttggctcactgcaatccctgcctctcgggttcaagcgattctcctgcctcagcctccggagaagCTGGGATtgtacaggcggctgccaccacgcccggataatttttgtatttttagtagagatggggtttcaccatgttggccaggctggtctcaaactcctgacctcaggtgatccacccacctcagcctcccaaagtgctgggattacaggcatgagccatcgcttccggccaaaaaatatatttttttaaatagcgaCAGATATTCAGGAAAATTTTTTTGCAAGTGGTTGAGGTGAGGGAAAATTAGTCCAATACACTCTTATGAAACAGTCACTAAAACTTAATTCTCAACCATTGAGATCTGCCTGGTTGCTGCTTATCCCCCAGCTTCTCTGAGAACATCAACCAAGGGCCACTTCCCATTGCCACTGGCCCAGACCAAAGCCGGCTCCAGATGGACCCTGGACACAGCACAGAAGCCTGTGAGGGATGGTGGATCCCTTCCAGAAAGGACACCTGGTGACTCTCATGAGCACAGTGACCCTGACAAGCCTCACATAGTTGCTGTctacacagacacgcacacacccacaccacacaactacaccacacacacactacaaacacaccccacacacgtacacatacacaccacacacacaccggACACATACACtgcaaacacacaccacacacatacacacaccacgcACACACCACGCACATACAGCACACAACcacaccacacgcacacacacacacccacaccacacaaccacaccacacatacacacacaccacacacactacaaacacacacaccacactacaaacacaccacacactacacacacaccacacacacacgtcaTACACATACCACGCACATACACCACAtatacacaccatacacacacccacacccgcaccacacatacacacacaccacacacacactacaaacacacacaccacactacaaacacaccacacacacccacaccacacaaccacaccacacatacacacaccacacacacataccccacacacatacacaccacacacacaccagacacatacactgcaaacacacacacaccacacacacacacaccacacacacactacaaacacaccacacacacaccacacaagcATATTgggacaccacacacacacacacacacacacacaccatatccCTGCTAACCTCATCTCCAGCTCTAAGTGAtcaggtgaaacttctttccacagCCCTCCTCATTTTTTCCGAACACCCTCAATCCTTTCCCTTTTTTGGGATTCTGCAGGAAATTTGCTTTAGAtatacaggaaaaaagaaatgctcattCCTCCTTTTCCTAGTGCAAGAGAAACGGCTCACACTTCAGGCCACACAAACGCAGGGTCAGATTCCAGCTTTGCCTATGAAGAGCTATGTGAATAATGTGAACATACTATTGCTTCAGTCTCTCTAAGCCTCATGTTTTTCATCTGTACATGAGGCTAACACGATGACTTCCTATCATTAAAAAGGAATGATGTGGGCTATCACCAACTATACCaacaaaaataagattaaatgCCATGCATGCAGTATTTACATGTGTTTAAAATAGGTGATTGTAAAGAAAGGGTTAACGCTCTCACCACTGTGATAAATGTGAGTTCACTGCCCCTCCTACAAGTCTTTGTGACCTGACAGTTTAGCGTCTCTGAAAATAAACTGCTCATGAGACAGCATAATTCTCTCGTCTCCAGCCACCTTGCCCatcctctctctgtccctctctaaGTAGATTTTTGTGACCACCACTCTAGTTTAGCTCTTAGGAATGCCGTGTTATTGGGGACCTTTCTGCATTGAGTCTACTTTCAGGCATGAAGTGGCTTCAAACAGCACTCAAAAGTATGCCAGTGATAATGACACTAGACATAAGAGCTGGGAGTTATTTCAAGAATGGCaggcaggtgtgtgtgtatgtgtggtgtggttGTGTAATGTGTGTGTGCAGACAGCAAGTATGTGAGGCTTGTCAGGGTCACTGTGCTCATGAGAGTCACCAGTCACCCACAACCACGCTGGGTCACTGTTGAAAACAAACACATGGGGACACACGGGAAAGACGTAACGCAGGTCACAGACCACCTATGGGAAACAGAGTTTAGGAAAGAAACCCCGTCCTGAACCAAAGGGAGCTTGGTGCTatcttctgcctcagctgcctggcATACCTTGGACGCTTTCCCAAATTATCATAAACAACCAAAGACTGCGCAGTATATAAAAACAAGAAGCTGCAAATTGGAATGTCCAATAAAAACGTATGACTTGAAAATTGAGAATTCTCTTTGGTTCATCTGTAGCTAGATTCTCTCTCTGTATGTTCCAACTCTTTGTTACCCACTCCTCCAGGCTAAAATATCAGGTTAGATTTGTAGAAATGAGAAGAGCTGAGACCTGGCTACTTGTTCAGATCTTAAACCAGAGATATTTCAGCCAGAATGATGATTTGTCAACATCCGAAGCAGCTTCCAAGATTCCAAAACCAGTAAGTACCCCTGTAACAGCTCCATGAACTTTGAGCGATGGGACTGCATCAATGAAAACGATGTCTAACATCCATCCGAAAGAAACATAACCTATTTCAACTCCTAAATTCTagaatgcttattttaaaagtcaattttgTTATGTTACAGCTGTGTTTATCAAGGACTACGAAAAGTATTAATTTAAACAACAGTTAAAATTCGGCAACTACATAATCAAAGTTAGTTTTGCTGGGGCGACTGCAGCCAGCATCTTAGATCACTATATCACACATATTGATAAACAGTCAACAATAAATGTTGCTACAAGCAACCAAACTAATAGTTTTCTAagtatttaaatgtatttcataaTAATTTCAAATGAGTCAGTTCTCTAGGTGAGCAGAATGTTAGCAAACTCAATCTATCAATCAGAATGGAAATTAGTACCTACCTGAAACCCTATTGAGTGTCACCCAGAAATGCTCATCAGGACTGTAGGTATCTTTTGACCACAGTAGTAGATCAATGGCCCTTTTGTCATGTAGAACAAAGTCGACAAACTCTCTGGTAAGCGCCACATAGGCAGTGCCAAAGTAGATGGTCAGCTGATGTGGAGGTGaagttttcaaaatattagtATTTTTCACAAAAGAACCCCCTTTATCTGTATGCTCTTGGTGGACATATTTAGTTCGCTTAATTGCATGGTCAGGAGGCAGCACCCCTGGGGTgatatttttccctttaaatcCTTTCAGATGCTGAACTATTTCCCGGTTGGTTTTCAGGGGGAAATCTTGTCCACAGGTGTTGATGACGTACCTCCAGGGAACCTCAGAGGTGACAAGGTCTTTCAGACAGTTCAGGTCAGCCTGGAGCCTGGAAATGCCTGCATAAACCACAGACTCTGTCTTTGAAGCAAGGAAAGCATTTTGGAAGCAACTCAGTAACTGCCTCACAGATTCCTTAAACTCGGCTGGGGCTTTCTCATCCACGTGAACACAGTAGACATTTTGGGGCATATAGATAGCCCTAAAGAGCCTTTCGAAGGTGTCAAAGTCCTTATGGATGACCATGACATAGGCCAAGGGGAATGCAGCCTCTTCTTCCGACAGGGGACTTGTGATGTAGTGATTCTGGGTCAGATAATCCTTGCAAGGGACACTTCGCAAAGGTGATGGTAATATATTTTCCCACAAAAAGACTGGTGTTTTCTCTAGGGCGTGATTACAGGCAGTTTTCCTAAAATACCTTTCACTGGAACTGTTCAGCTTCTCGTAACTTTTTGGTGGGCTCAGTTGGCTACTGTAAAATCTCACAAAAATGACCACACTGAGCAGAGTGAAAGCAAAACAGAAGTACCTCCAAAAGTTCATTATTTTCACTTCCCTGGGGAAGCAACCTCTTCTTTTCAGGGAATGAGAAATGATCGGTTTGAGAGGTTGAATTTACTTCTCTTGACAGTCTTGAATTTCAACAGCTTCTCCAGAAGGCTGCTTGCTTTCCTGAATCCTTTAATCCTCCTGTATCCTCTGCTTCGGTGTCTCGTCCATCCTTTTTGGATGTGCCTGGAGATGCGGTGTGTCCCTCTCGCACTTTGGTCTGCAGTTCCCCAGGGCTGAATCCCTGCTGTTTGCAGAGGCTCAGctaagcccagcccagcccagcctccaggaagcctcctcaTTTACATATGAAATGCAAATTACATTCTGGAATGCAATGACGGGTCCTTTTCACTGGAGCCGAGTTTCTCTTGCTTCATCCTCACCGCCTTCCCCTTACATCAGTCTATTCCGATTTGATCTCCCTTCTCACACTTTCTCCAAGCCTTCTAGAATCAGAGGCTCTATTTTTTCTGGCTAGCCCCACAACCTGCTGGCAGTCCTTTGGAGCCACAGCATTTAAGGATATCAGCTCCTCTGGTTTATTTCTCTTCCTGTTCTCTGCCACCTCTTTTCATTGTAGTGTTATCTCTACCTCTGGGCACGTACAGACAACACAGATCATGAAAAATGaatgtgtgccaggcatggtggcacgcacttgtagtctcagcgactcgggaggttgaggtgggaggattgcttgagccaaggagatcaaggctgcagtgagctgtgatggcagcactgcactccagcctgggggacagtgagaccctgtctcttcaaagcttcttttaaaaaatacatttgtaacATGTCTAAGTAGAAGATTCTCAGTGGCAGAAAAATATACCAAGGTGGACTAATTTAGATTCTAATGATGTGTCAGAatatagtacacacacacacacacacacacacacacacacacacactgactaTGGGAAGAGGGAACAATGAATTACACCCTTGGGGGCACAGGCACCACACGAGGGCAGAAGGATCCTAGGAGTGACATTTTACATGAAAGAGTCAGTGTTGATATCATATAATGAAgtaaatgtggagaaaagaaagaaagatcagattgttactgtgtctgtgtagaaaacggaagacaaaagaaactccattttgttctgctttgagatgctgttaatctgtaacttttGTCCCAACCTTgtgctcacaaaaacatgtgctGTACTGAATCAAAGTTTAatggatctagggctgtgcaggatgtgccttggtaaaaatgtgtttgcaggcagtatgctttgtaaaagtcatcaccattctccattctctattAACCAGAGACACAATGCACTGCGAAAGGCCGCAGGAACCCCTGcccaagaaagcctgggtatCATCCAGGTTTCCCcccactgagacagcctgagatatggcctcgtgggaaggaaAACACCTTACAGCCCCCAagcccgacacccataaaggttctgtgctgaggaggattaatGAAGGAAGAAGGCCTCAATGTggctgagataagaggaaggcatctgtctcccgCACGTCTCTGGGAATGGAATGACTCAATGTAAAACCGACCATACATTCTATTCTAAGAGAAAATCGCCTTATGGCTAGAGGCGAGACATCATGGCAGCAATACTACTCTTTACTGCACTGAGATGTTTAtgtaaagttaaacataaatctAGCCTACATGTACATTTAGGCACAGCACTTTTCCTTGAACTTATTTGTGACACAGATTCCTTTACTCACATGTTTttgctgaccctctccccaccttCACCCTATATAGCCCCACCACATTCCCCTCGCCAAGATAGGAAAAATAGTGATCAATAAACACTGAGagaactcagagaccagtgccgGTGTAGGTCCTCACTTACTaagcgccggtcccctgggcccagttttcttcctctatactttgtctctgtgtcttatttcttttctcagtctcttgtcTCCACCTTGCAAGAAATACCCACAGGAGTGGAGAGGCAGGCTCCCTTCATCAAACACACCTAAGTTTGCATGCCGGGGAGAAATGTGATAGTGTTCCCGGAGAGCAAAAGTGGGGTCCCATTTCACAAAGAGAGCTTCAGACAACTTGAGCTGTTGACACGGTATTATCTACAATACGTGGAGTGACTGCCTAGTGCTCTTTAAAAGCCTCACCACCTCAGATTTGAGGtcatttcaaagaacttaaaggaTTCTCATTCTCCTTCCCACCCAACCCCCTCTCCAACTTCCTTTTctgaagaaagaacaaaaccacCAGGGCTGCTGCAAAATTCCTGGAAGTATCAGTCAGTGTAATTCAAGGGAACCAGGAAAAGCACAAGTCTGGTCGCATTACAGAGGGTTCTCAGAGTTCACCTGCTTACAGTGCTGCAAGCAATCTCGCAGCCAATGTGAAGTGCATTGGGGATTAATGCGGATGGTAAGGACACTTCCAAGGGAGAAATTAACTGGTCCAACTAAAAGATCAACTGTGGCAGTCACATGAGGCATGTTAAGAGTGGGCCCTGCTCCCATCTCACTCCCGTAGTCACCTAGCAATCCTACCTGCCGGGGCTTGTGCCAATTGGAACAGCTGCTCCTGTTAGGAAAACATTTGATTCACAATGCAGCCATTTCCCTGCCCcctctctgttccactccacccctTAACTTCCTACAGTGAACTGTAGGAATGAATGGCAACAGTGCCATGGATGCGATGGATATTGATTTGGATATTAATTTGGTGAGCTGCTAGAGAGTTGGCGGGGATCTTTGAGATCACCCATCACAACCCCGttatttttacagatgagcaaatcggggcctttaaaaatattctccccAACGTCATTCAGCTGGATAGAAACCAGAGCCTTAATTCTACAGCTCCCTGGTCCAGGTGCTGAAGCCAGTCTGTTTGGCTAAATCCCAGCTGCTCACAGTGCCAGGgtaaagttacttaacctctttacaCAACCAGGTCCTCCCACTGTGAAAAGATAAAGAACAGTGGCTCTTATTTCAAATGGTTGTCAAGAAGACTAAATGAGATACCTCTTGTTGAGGGTTTGGCAAGAATCCGGGCACCTggtacatgttccataagcattAGCTacaattgttgttgttgtttctcttttgGAAAATATCCAACACTTCTGACCCTGCCAATGAACTGATATTTTGATTGCTGTTCTtagtaatggaaaaaaaaaaaagcatttacctTAAGGCTTTCAAATGCTTTATTCCCGGAGGttaaattccattctttcctTCCCTATCACTGCCTCCTCTTTAGCCcatgggaaaaatatatatatatttatataaaatatatattatataatatattttatataaatatataaatgtcttatatagaaatattttatatgcatacatatatgcatatataatatatgcatttataaatatatattttatatatgtattttaagagaTACATTTTTgtatgcatatttaaaatatatattacatgtgtattttaaaataatatttttaaatatatatacacataatacatgatatatacatatatacatatatgcacataaatatatttatatatacatataagtgtgtatatatattactattttattatatatattcacacacacactctagaAATGTGACTGTATGAAGGGAACAATCCAATAACCCATTTTGATGCCTTCATGTCTCTTCATTCTTACTAGAACCACAcccttttctgtaaaatttgtCCTTGGCAGGTCTTGTGGAGAACAGAAGGGGAAAGTTGGAATCAGAAAAGGGAGGCAAAGGGCTTTTATTGCAGGTTCAGTCCggttttttcccttctctttgcctCAAGCCCTGATCCTACAATAAGGAGCTCTAATAAGTGTCAATGCAAAACAAACTCAAGAAATCTTTCAACATGATTTAGCCAAAGCAGACTGCAAATGGGAGTggcagcgtgatttatagtccAAAACAGCAgtatccaaaaataaataaatgaggtcaggtgcagtggctcatgccggtaatcccagcactttgggaggccaacgcgggcagatcacctgaggttgggagttcgagaccagcctgaccaacatggagaaaccctgtctctactaaaaatacaaaattagccaggtggggtggcgcatgcctgtaatcccaactactagggaggatgaggcaggagaatcgcttgaacctaggaggcagagattgcggtgagcccagatcatgccatcgtacgccagcctgggcaacaagagcaaaactccgtctcaaaaaataaaaaataaataaatacataaagaaaacaaaaccccaaaaccatGTACATCATTTGTCCTGACTTATCTACAGTGGTTTAGATGAACAGACTGAGACTAGCATGTG
The window above is part of the Symphalangus syndactylus isolate Jambi chromosome 23, NHGRI_mSymSyn1-v2.1_pri, whole genome shotgun sequence genome. Proteins encoded here:
- the GCNT2 gene encoding N-acetyllactosaminide beta-1,6-N-acetylglucosaminyl-transferase isoform X2; translated protein: MNFWRYFCFAFTLLSVVIFVRFYSSQLSPPKSYEKLNSSSERYFRKTACNHALEKTPVFLWENILPSPLRSVPCKDYLTQNHYITSPLSEEEAAFPLAYVMVIHKDFDTFERLFRAIYMPQNVYCVHVDEKAPAEFKESVRQLLSCFQNAFLASKTESVVYAGISRLQADLNCLKDLVTSEVPWRYVINTCGQDFPLKTNREIVQHLKGFKGKNITPGVLPPDHAIKRTKYVHQEHTDKGGSFVKNTNILKTSPPHQLTIYFGTAYVALTREFVDFVLHDKRAIDLLLWSKDTYSPDEHFWVTLNRVSGVPGSMPNASWTGNLRAIKWSDMEDRHGGCHESAFFLFIPRAVPSGSPAVQRGKPSGGEVMSCWHCRESWAPNPQASPCSPYRQPSQWLGELSGFAQLWHDGWQVTLARRVPLQMEKN
- the GCNT2 gene encoding N-acetyllactosaminide beta-1,6-N-acetylglucosaminyl-transferase isoform X9 translates to MNFWRYFCFAFTLLSVVIFVRFYSSQLSPPKSYEKLNSSSERYFRKTACNHALEKTPVFLWENILPSPLRSVPCKDYLTQNHYITSPLSEEEAAFPLAYVMVIHKDFDTFERLFRAIYMPQNVYCVHVDEKAPAEFKESVRQLLSCFQNAFLASKTESVVYAGISRLQADLNCLKDLVTSEVPWRYVINTCGQDFPLKTNREIVQHLKGFKGKNITPGVLPPDHAIKRTKYVHQEHTDKGGSFVKNTNILKTSPPHQLTIYFGTAYVALTREFVDFVLHDKRAIDLLLWSKDTYSPDEHFWVTLNRVSGMIPFLSPRLEYSGTQTHCSL
- the GCNT2 gene encoding N-acetyllactosaminide beta-1,6-N-acetylglucosaminyl-transferase isoform X5, with protein sequence MNFWRYFCFAFTLLSVVIFVRFYSSQLSPPKSYEKLNSSSERYFRKTACNHALEKTPVFLWENILPSPLRSVPCKDYLTQNHYITSPLSEEEAAFPLAYVMVIHKDFDTFERLFRAIYMPQNVYCVHVDEKAPAEFKESVRQLLSCFQNAFLASKTESVVYAGISRLQADLNCLKDLVTSEVPWRYVINTCGQDFPLKTNREIVQHLKGFKGKNITPGVLPPDHAIKRTKYVHQEHTDKGGSFVKNTNILKTSPPHQLTIYFGTAYVALTREFVDFVLHDKRAIDLLLWSKDTYSPDEHFWVTLNRVSGVPGSMPNASWTGNLRAIKWSDMEDRHGGCHGHYVHGICIYGNGDLKWLVNSPSLFANKFELNTYPLTVECLELRHRERTLNQSETAIQPSWYF